One region of Armigeres subalbatus isolate Guangzhou_Male chromosome 3, GZ_Asu_2, whole genome shotgun sequence genomic DNA includes:
- the LOC134226184 gene encoding probable ribosome biogenesis protein RLP24 has protein sequence MRIETCYFCSSKIFPGHGMVFVRNDCKVFRFCRSKCRRAFNKKKNPRKIRWTKAYRKTNGKELTIDPSFEFEKRRNVPVKYNRELWTKTVDAIKKITEIKERRERHFVMERLRKARDHEIHNDIVDVQKNISLIRSPAVGLKERRAKEEAQQSALLMDVEDDEEEIEYVDARQLEKQLEESAGQLEDAEMMRA, from the exons ATGAGAATCGAAACTTGCTACTTCTGTTCCAGCAAAATCTTCCCGGGCCACGGAATGGTATTTGTCCGGAATGATTGTAAG GTATTCAGATTTTGTCGTTCCAAATGCCGCCGTGCATTCAACAAAAAGAAGAACCCAAGAAAGATCCGCTGGACCAAGGCGTACCGCAAGACCAATGGCAAGGAGCTGACCATCGATCCGTCGTTCGAATTCGAGAAACGCCGCAACGTTCCAGTGAAATACAATCGGGAGCTGTGGACCAAAACTGTCGATGCCATCAAGAAGATTACGGAAATCAAGGAACGTCGAGAGAGGCACTTTGTTATGGAACGACTACGGAAGGCACGTGACCACGAAATTCACAACGACATTGTGGATGTACAGAAGAATATTTCTCTGATTCGGTCACCGGCTGTCGGACTGAAGGAGCGACGCGCCAAGGAAGAAGCCCAACAGTCCGCTTTGCTGATGGACGTCGAAGACGACGAGGAGGAGATCGAGTACGTGGATGCCCGCCAGTTGGAGAAACAACTGGAGGAATCTGCCGGTCAGCTGGAAGACGCCGAAATGATGAGGGCGTAA